DNA from Terriglobales bacterium:
GAACCGTGCCAACGTCGTCGGAAAATCACTTGGAGTTGACTGTCGGCCACCCGGGGACGCTGTGGCTCAATTTGGTCTCGTTGTTTCCGCCCACCTACGAGAACACGCCAAACGGCAATCGGGTAGATCTAATGGAAAAGCTGGCGGCCATGCATCCCGCGTTTTTGCGTTTTCCGGGCGGGAACTATCTTGAAGGCGATCACATTGCCGATCGCTTCCAGTGGAAGAAGACAATCGGGCCTCTGGTCGACCGTCCAGGTCATCCGAGCCCATGGCGTTACTACTCCTCCGACGGTATGGGTCTGCTCGAGTTCCTCGAATGGTGTGAAGACCTGAAGATGCAGCCGGTGCTCGCCGTTTATGCGGGATACTCTCTGGCGCAAGAGCACGTGAATCCCGGTCCCGATCTCGAGCCCTACGTGCAGGACGCACTCGACGAAATCGAATACGTTACCGGAGGAAGCGATACACAATGGGGCGCAGTACGGGCGAAGAACGGCCACCCGCAGCCGTTCAAGTTAACTTATGTGGAGGTCGGCAACGAAGATCAGTTTGATCGCTCCGGCAGCTACGACGGACGTTACGAGCAGTTTTACAAGGCGATCAAGGCTAAATATCCCCAGCTGCAGATCATCGCGACCACGCCGGTGAAGAGCATCCGTCCGGACGTAATCGATGACCACTTCTACAGGCGTGCGACCGAGTTCTTCCACGACACCGCGCATTACGACAAAACCGACCGCAACGGTCCGAAGATCTTCGTCGGCGAGTGGGCCACGCGCGAGGGTACTCCCACTCCCAACTTCGGCGCCGCGCTTGGCGATGCTGCCTGGATGACAGGCATGGAGCGCAATAGCGACATCATCATCATGGCGTCGTATGCGCCGCTGTTGGTGAACGTAAATCCCGGGGGGATGCAGTGGGAGACTGATCTCATCGGCTACGATGCTCTGTGCAGCTACGGTTCACCCAGCTATTACGCGCAAGTAATGTTCGGGAGCTACGTCGGCGACGCAATCCTCGATTCGCAGCTCCAGGGCGGCGGACCGAAGCTCTTCTATTCAGTCACGAAAGACACGGCAAGCAAGCGGACCTACCTAAAACTCGTCAATGCCGCCTCGGTTCCCGAGAGTGTCGATAT
Protein-coding regions in this window:
- a CDS encoding alpha-L-arabinofuranosidase C-terminal domain-containing protein, translating into MHAKTIARYIGSLSLLLSSIAYGQQATLTVHLDKPAGKVSPTLYGLMTEEINYSYDGGLYAEMVRNRTFRGNWSGILYWYLVEGGNAQAKMELDKSTGPSTALPESLKVEVTQADMQNQAGVLNQGYWGMAVKPNTTYSGSLYAKADSPSLGPITVKLVSNADDKTLASANISGPTTDWKQYQYSLRTGTVPTSSENHLELTVGHPGTLWLNLVSLFPPTYENTPNGNRVDLMEKLAAMHPAFLRFPGGNYLEGDHIADRFQWKKTIGPLVDRPGHPSPWRYYSSDGMGLLEFLEWCEDLKMQPVLAVYAGYSLAQEHVNPGPDLEPYVQDALDEIEYVTGGSDTQWGAVRAKNGHPQPFKLTYVEVGNEDQFDRSGSYDGRYEQFYKAIKAKYPQLQIIATTPVKSIRPDVIDDHFYRRATEFFHDTAHYDKTDRNGPKIFVGEWATREGTPTPNFGAALGDAAWMTGMERNSDIIIMASYAPLLVNVNPGGMQWETDLIGYDALCSYGSPSYYAQVMFGSYVGDAILDSQLQGGGPKLFYSVTKDTASKRTYLKLVNAASVPESVDISFEGGNLARNGRLVLLKAASTQATNTIEQPQNVVPVQSTLRNVGNTLRYNAPAYSIQVIQVDER